In Dysgonomonadaceae bacterium zrk40, one genomic interval encodes:
- the istB gene encoding IS21-like element helper ATPase IstB, whose product MCIKTSLKATDMTPDKLTTIRGYAKRLRLSGLTVNAQDILLRAQKESPSYDDFLSLVLELEVQGREEKQRLLRLKAAKLPLAHNLNMYDHSISNGLSATQLNQLRELHWVEESFNLMLAGPCGVGKTFIASGLCADAIDKGYKAYFRSMDELLTTLKLKNIVASAKREYKNLAAADVIVIDDLMNISVNREEGNLLFAFMNSIYESTSFIITTNKSPAEWARSLDDEVLATALLDRLLYKCELLQLKGKSYRMTNRKTIFDEN is encoded by the coding sequence ATGTGTATCAAAACCTCTTTAAAAGCAACTGATATGACGCCGGATAAATTAACAACCATACGCGGGTATGCAAAACGACTCAGGCTCTCCGGACTAACTGTCAATGCCCAGGATATCCTGCTAAGAGCACAGAAAGAGTCTCCCAGTTATGATGATTTTTTAAGTCTTGTGCTGGAGTTGGAAGTTCAAGGCCGTGAAGAGAAGCAGAGACTTTTACGTTTAAAAGCTGCCAAACTTCCACTAGCACATAATCTTAACATGTATGACCACTCCATCTCAAATGGATTGAGCGCAACTCAACTAAACCAACTTCGGGAACTGCATTGGGTCGAAGAAAGCTTCAACCTTATGCTTGCGGGGCCTTGTGGTGTTGGCAAAACATTTATCGCTTCAGGCCTTTGTGCCGATGCCATTGACAAGGGGTATAAAGCATACTTCAGAAGTATGGATGAACTACTGACCACACTTAAGTTGAAAAATATAGTTGCCAGTGCAAAAAGGGAATACAAGAACCTGGCTGCCGCGGACGTGATTGTCATAGATGACCTGATGAATATATCTGTGAATCGCGAGGAAGGGAATCTTCTCTTTGCCTTTATGAACAGCATATACGAATCCACTTCGTTTATTATCACCACCAATAAATCACCTGCAGAATGGGCTCGTTCGCTTGATGACGAAGTGCTGGCGACGGCTCTTTTAGACAGATTGCTCTATAAATGTGAACTTTTGCAACTCAAAGGAAAGAGTTACAGAATGACTAACAGAAAAACTATTTTTGATGAAAACTAA
- the istA gene encoding IS21 family transposase, whose protein sequence is MTEKEYKSLNRYIMYDTIHRLRHEEHQSIQWIADYLGINFRTVKKYLEMDIKEFESYSNSLNERDCILEPYRSFIVERLGQFQDTPAAQMHDWLKEYHPSFPRVTPKTVYNFVMKIRQEHNLPKLKVNEREYGSLPETPPGKYAQVDFGEYKLRKGDGSRVKIYFFAMVLGYSRYKFICFQDKPFTSENAVYAHELAFRFFHGIPRFIIYDQDSVFLYDENIGDYIMTEVFNSYVKSRPFKPVFCRKADPESKGKIENVIKYVKQNFLLNRSYSNLDNLSKEAEYWLTRTGNAMVHNTTCKVPQQVWSSECKDLQPYIPVTSSALELGHKVQNTNSLRYKGNTYSLPSGTYRGEETRVLVDEENGTLVIKTMDGELLAKHLIPAGRGEKVINNNHQRDKSTSIQNLCDKVKVQFTDQSGAEIFLSKIKERYPRYIRDQITVMLNCLAKYAPEDTDKALDTCLEKALYSANDFKSILSSSAVIRENNNEMEIKSLGTPETQLMVNIRPNKSTIDVYQNLFKSN, encoded by the coding sequence ATGACAGAGAAGGAATATAAATCACTCAATCGTTACATTATGTACGACACTATTCACCGGCTTCGTCATGAGGAGCATCAATCGATTCAATGGATTGCCGATTATCTCGGGATCAATTTTAGAACAGTAAAGAAGTACCTGGAGATGGATATCAAGGAGTTTGAAAGTTACTCAAACAGCTTGAACGAGCGTGACTGCATTCTAGAGCCTTACAGGAGCTTCATTGTAGAACGCCTGGGTCAGTTCCAGGATACACCGGCTGCGCAGATGCATGACTGGTTAAAGGAGTATCATCCTTCTTTTCCTCGTGTAACACCTAAAACTGTTTACAACTTTGTCATGAAGATCCGACAGGAGCACAATCTGCCCAAGTTAAAAGTCAATGAACGCGAGTATGGATCTCTCCCCGAAACGCCACCGGGTAAATATGCCCAGGTTGACTTCGGTGAATACAAGCTGCGAAAAGGCGACGGTTCAAGGGTCAAAATTTACTTCTTTGCCATGGTCCTGGGATATAGCCGCTACAAGTTTATTTGCTTCCAGGATAAACCTTTCACCAGCGAGAACGCTGTCTACGCTCATGAGCTTGCTTTTCGTTTCTTTCATGGGATACCCAGGTTTATTATTTATGACCAGGATTCAGTCTTTCTTTATGATGAGAACATCGGGGATTACATTATGACAGAGGTATTCAACAGCTATGTGAAAAGCCGTCCGTTCAAGCCCGTTTTTTGCCGTAAAGCAGACCCCGAGAGCAAGGGGAAGATAGAGAACGTGATCAAGTATGTCAAACAGAACTTTTTACTGAACAGGTCATACAGCAATTTGGATAACCTTAGCAAGGAAGCCGAATACTGGTTGACCAGGACAGGCAATGCCATGGTTCATAATACTACCTGCAAGGTGCCCCAGCAGGTATGGAGCTCTGAATGTAAAGATTTACAACCATACATACCCGTGACTTCCTCCGCACTTGAGTTAGGGCATAAAGTTCAAAACACAAACAGCCTACGTTACAAAGGGAACACCTACTCGCTTCCTTCCGGCACGTACCGTGGTGAAGAGACCAGGGTTCTTGTCGATGAAGAAAATGGCACACTCGTGATCAAAACCATGGATGGAGAGCTCCTGGCAAAGCACCTTATACCGGCCGGGCGCGGAGAGAAAGTCATTAACAATAATCATCAGCGTGATAAATCAACCAGCATTCAGAATCTCTGTGATAAGGTGAAGGTTCAGTTCACGGATCAATCAGGGGCTGAAATCTTCCTGTCCAAAATAAAAGAACGTTATCCCCGATATATAAGGGACCAGATAACTGTCATGTTGAACTGCCTGGCAAAATATGCGCCGGAAGACACTGACAAAGCACTTGATACGTGCCTTGAGAAAGCCCTCTACAGTGCGAATGACTTCAAGTCAATACTCTCCTCCAGTGCGGTGATCAGGGAGAATAATAATGAGATGGAGATCAAATCCCTTGGCACTCCTGAAACACAATTGATGGTAAATATCAGGCCAAACAAATCCACCATCGATGTGTATCAAAACCTCTTTAAAAGCAACTGA